The genomic DNA CATCATATTGTCATTCAGAATAGTAAAGCAGCTGTTTCTCTCTGGCTTCAGTCACCATGGGTGGAGCTGTCAGTGCCGGTGAGGACAATGACGACTTGATTGACAATCTGAAGGAGGCTTACTACATCCGCTCAGACCTGGTGGAGCGGGCTTTTCGAGCTATCGACAGAGCCGACTATTACCTTGATGAGCACCGGGACAATGCTTATAAGGTGAGCAAAAGGAGAGTGTGTGAAATCACCCAAACAGGGTC from Plectropomus leopardus isolate mb unplaced genomic scaffold, YSFRI_Pleo_2.0 unplaced_scaffold17507, whole genome shotgun sequence includes the following:
- the LOC121964858 gene encoding protein-L-isoaspartate O-methyltransferase domain-containing protein 2-like → MGGAVSAGEDNDDLIDNLKEAYYIRSDLVERAFRAIDRADYYLDEHRDNAYKDLAWRHGNIHLSAPCIYSEVMEALDLHPGLSFLNLGSGTGYLSTMVGLIL